A section of the Vidua chalybeata isolate OUT-0048 chromosome 32, bVidCha1 merged haplotype, whole genome shotgun sequence genome encodes:
- the MAGIX gene encoding PDZ domain-containing protein MAGIX isoform X1, producing MPPPEAPPAPSVTVLVAVGGSRVLRYSRPPPPPPGPSPPPGRGPPGAPRERPRERDPPLLLLRGLGPRAPPEPVAATSFVGPEPRDLLPADPSLGSPSSAGGGRGHGLGWAQEQAPFWVQLPRGPGGFGLSLRAGPAGVFVRGLREGGPAQRCGCIQVSDELLAIDGAPTAGMSPAQALARIRGGGSRLRLLLLRPHGAPPAPLARGVLRLRVGRSPRGEPCFCLVGGLHP from the exons aTGCCGCCCCCGGAGGCGCCGCCCGCGCCCAGCG TGACCGTGCTGGTGGCCGTGGGGGGGTCCCGCGTGCTGCGCTACAGccgcccccccccgccgccccccgggcCGAGcccccccccgggccgggggccGCCTGGAGCcccccgggagcggccccgcgaGCGCGACCcccccctgctgctgctgcggggaCTGG GCCCCAGGGCCCCCCCTGAGCCCGTGGCCGCCACCAGCTTCGTGGGGCCTGAGCCCCGGGACCTGCTGCCCGCCg ATCcgtccctgggcagccccagcagcgccgggggggggcggggccacggcctgggatgggcacag GAACAGGCCCCGTTCTGGGTGCAGCTGCCGCGGGGCCCGGGCGGGTTCGGGCTCAGCCtccgggccggccccgccggggtTTTCGTGCGGGGGCTGCGCGAGGGGGGCCCGGCCCAGCGCTGCGGCTGCATCCAG GTCAGTGACGAGCTCCTGGCCATCGACGGGGCCCCCACGGCCGGCATGAGCCCCGCGCAGGCGCTGGCCCGGATCCGGGGTGGGGGCAGCCGCCTGCGCCTGCTGCTGCTCCGCCCCCACG gggcgcccccagccccgctggcGCGGGGGGTGCTGCGGCTGCGCGTGGGCCGCTCCCCGCGGGGGGAGCCCTGCTTCTGCCTCGTGGGGGGGCTGcacccctga
- the MAGIX gene encoding PDZ domain-containing protein MAGIX isoform X2 yields the protein MPPPEAPPAPSGPRAPPEPVAATSFVGPEPRDLLPADPSLGSPSSAGGGRGHGLGWAQEQAPFWVQLPRGPGGFGLSLRAGPAGVFVRGLREGGPAQRCGCIQVSDELLAIDGAPTAGMSPAQALARIRGGGSRLRLLLLRPHGAPPAPLARGVLRLRVGRSPRGEPCFCLVGGLHP from the exons aTGCCGCCCCCGGAGGCGCCGCCCGCGCCCAGCG GCCCCAGGGCCCCCCCTGAGCCCGTGGCCGCCACCAGCTTCGTGGGGCCTGAGCCCCGGGACCTGCTGCCCGCCg ATCcgtccctgggcagccccagcagcgccgggggggggcggggccacggcctgggatgggcacag GAACAGGCCCCGTTCTGGGTGCAGCTGCCGCGGGGCCCGGGCGGGTTCGGGCTCAGCCtccgggccggccccgccggggtTTTCGTGCGGGGGCTGCGCGAGGGGGGCCCGGCCCAGCGCTGCGGCTGCATCCAG GTCAGTGACGAGCTCCTGGCCATCGACGGGGCCCCCACGGCCGGCATGAGCCCCGCGCAGGCGCTGGCCCGGATCCGGGGTGGGGGCAGCCGCCTGCGCCTGCTGCTGCTCCGCCCCCACG gggcgcccccagccccgctggcGCGGGGGGTGCTGCGGCTGCGCGTGGGCCGCTCCCCGCGGGGGGAGCCCTGCTTCTGCCTCGTGGGGGGGCTGcacccctga
- the GPKOW gene encoding LOW QUALITY PROTEIN: G-patch domain and KOW motifs-containing protein (The sequence of the model RefSeq protein was modified relative to this genomic sequence to represent the inferred CDS: deleted 2 bases in 1 codon) — translation MAAGDGAAEGAAGPGPGPGPGPVSFAFSRRAERRRPLPTGPCAEPAGADTESDTDFLTAVEGRELLSTRPAPPPKKELVIPLIPSPRWRNPEPPRARAGPAPSTDPAPSTDPAPSTDPTPSAGPAPSADPPSVEAQAVQELLQEARQSQEQPPGQPGPPMAIPLQRPDRSGDGDGDRDRDRDRDRDVATGPQPTPQDYEAVPVGQFGLAMLRGMGWSQGQGIGRTFARVVPPLEQRPRPRGLGLGAEAAPPGAAEPPQGGPGVGDTVSIEAGPHRGLRGQVQALLPEAGRALVRLQLGGQVVTVSQHGLRPVSAGASGRPPQEGPEGGAQGGDPPRGGGKRREPPPSDRSAKQPRGAPHWLRRDLRVRCVDTAFRGGVFYNCKMTIEDLLAPDTCVCRTDDGHLVEGLREASLETVVPRGSSERVMVVLGEHAGQLGRILERDGRRGRALVQLGRAGAAVLPLPFDSICLYLGDED, via the exons ATGGCGGCGGGCGATGGCGCGGCCGAgggcgccgcggggccggggccggggccggggccggggccggtgTCCTTCGCCTTCAGCCGCAGGGccgagcggcggcggccgctgcCCACGGGACCCTGCGCGGAGCCG GCCGGCGCTGACACCGAGAGCGACACCGACTTCCTGACGGCCGTGGAGGGCCGCGAGCTGCTCAG CACgcggccggccccgccccccaAGAAGGAGCTGGTGATCCCCCTGATCCCCTCCCCCCGCTGGAGGAACCCGGAGCCCCCCCGCGCCcgcgctggccccgcccccagcacagaccccgcccccagcacagaccccgcccccagcacagaccccacCCCCAgcgctggccccgcccccagcGCGGACCCCCCCTCGGTGGAGGCCCAGGcggtgcaggagctgctgcagg aGGCCcggcagagccaggagcagcccccggGCCAGCCCGGACCCCCCATGGCCATCCCCCTGCAGCGGCCGGACCGGagcggggacggggacggggacagggacagggacagggacagggacagggacgtCGCCACGGGGCCACAGCCG ACCCCCCAGGACTACGAGGCCGTGCCCGTGGGCCAGTTCGGGCTGGCCATGCTGCGGGGGATGGGCTGGAGCCAGGGCCAGGGCATCGGGCGCACCTTCGCCAG GGTGGTGCCCCCCCTGGAGCAGCGGCCGCGCCCgcggggtttggggctgggggccGAGGCCGCCCCCCCCGGGGCCGCGGAGCCCCCCCAGGGCGGGCCCGGCGTGGGCGACACCGTGAGCATCGAGGCGGGGCCCCACCGCGGCCTGCGGGGCCAG GTGCAGGCGCTGCTGCCCGAGGCCGGGCGGGCGCTGGTGCGGCTGCAGCTGGGGGGGCAGGTGGTGACCGTGAGCCAGCACGGGCTGCGCCCAGTGAGCGCCG GTGCCTCGGGCCGCCCCCCCCAGGAGGGGCCGGAGGGGGGGGCGCAGGGAGGGGACCCCCCGCGGGGGGGGGGCAAGCGCAGGGAGCCCCCCCCGAGCGACAG GAGCGCGAAGCAGCCCCGGGGCGCCCCCCACTGGCTGCGGCGGGACCTGCGCGTGCGCTGCGTGGACACGGCCTTCCGGGGGGGGGTCTTCTACAACTGCAAG ATGACGATCGAGGACCTGCTGGCCCCCGACACCTGCGTGTGCCGCACGGACGACGGGCACCTGGTGGAGG GGCTGCGCGAGGCCTCTCTGGAGACCGTGGTGCCGCGGGGCAGCTCCGAGCGCGTCATGGTGGTGCTGGGGGAGCACGCGGGGCAG